A stretch of Ligilactobacillus faecis DNA encodes these proteins:
- a CDS encoding alpha/beta hydrolase: MFKQKKFWFSLLGVLLSVILLVCSLNWSRQNVAELTRWHRSKVSPVIMIPGSSATENRFDRLVKKLNQNANEKHSLLKVRVTNDDQIHYSGSIRPGDNEPIIVVGFENNHDGYDNIKQQARRFALAFEDLNEQYNFNNFKAIGHSNGGLIYTAFLEKYYPEYAQQVTLKRLMTIGTPYNFNEGSMQHKAQMLTDFIKDRKKLPTELVMYSVAGSQTYNADGLVPVGSVLAGRYIYQGQVKQFTTITVSGEDAQHSALPQNDQIVELIERYMLDHVKKRPTIQGMPQLRGDEK, encoded by the coding sequence ATGTTTAAGCAAAAAAAGTTCTGGTTCAGTTTGTTAGGTGTTCTCTTAAGTGTGATCCTTTTAGTTTGTTCGCTAAATTGGTCCCGCCAAAATGTCGCTGAATTGACTCGCTGGCACCGCTCCAAAGTTTCACCTGTGATCATGATCCCAGGCAGTTCAGCGACTGAAAATCGGTTTGATCGTCTCGTTAAAAAGCTAAATCAAAACGCAAATGAAAAACACAGTCTGCTTAAAGTCCGCGTGACAAATGATGATCAGATCCACTATTCAGGTTCGATCCGTCCGGGGGATAACGAACCGATCATCGTGGTCGGTTTTGAGAATAATCATGATGGCTATGACAATATCAAACAGCAAGCGCGCCGTTTTGCTTTAGCTTTTGAAGATCTGAACGAACAGTATAACTTTAATAACTTTAAAGCGATCGGGCATTCAAATGGTGGCTTGATCTATACGGCATTTTTAGAAAAATATTATCCCGAATATGCCCAACAAGTCACGCTCAAGCGTTTGATGACGATCGGAACACCGTATAATTTCAACGAAGGTTCGATGCAACACAAGGCGCAAATGTTGACTGATTTCATCAAAGATCGTAAAAAATTGCCGACTGAGCTCGTGATGTATTCGGTGGCAGGTTCCCAAACGTATAACGCTGATGGGCTAGTTCCAGTTGGCAGTGTCTTGGCAGGGCGTTATATTTATCAAGGGCAAGTCAAGCAATTTACGACGATCACGGTCTCAGGTGAAGATGCGCAACATTCTGCCCTACCGCAAAATGATCAGATCGTTGAGTTGATCGAACGCTATATGCTCGATCATGTTAAAAAGCGGCCTACGATCCAAGGGATGCCCCAGCTTAGAGGCGATGAGAAATAG
- a CDS encoding PTS transporter subunit EIIC, which yields MNKIIDIFARAYQKKLTLIVIRTLRVLFPLILLGSFAEVIKLTFLTPTGYIATLFAVPDWLPFVDVIARILGTIYHCTIDLIALYSAYAIAYQTAKAYQLDPALPSLLGGASFILLAYRPNGQNVIGFNERLLSQGMLIALVCGYVSVRLLLFVQKKLKKTQNAQIVTITLILLGAAVLNYLLRLLGELEVPTYVASTIMKNTAGNAFLYVVLLGFLTDLLSFIGMGGPFSMSPTFTDATSFANLNHALKTGSAYGVPYPFTDTTLFHSYANFGGNGVLLALVIAIALTAKTADHKYKSVTKWSLFPTLFNNHYPLMLGLPILFNPLLFIPFILAPLVNMLIAGAFIALDWIPTAAYPVPAGTPGPLIAFIGTNGNFLALGLGILLLILDVLLYLPFVKLAEKIKQRAGEYDV from the coding sequence ATGAATAAGATCATTGATATTTTTGCAAGAGCTTATCAAAAAAAGCTCACTTTGATCGTGATCCGGACTTTGCGGGTCCTCTTCCCGCTCATTTTACTAGGAAGTTTTGCAGAAGTTATCAAACTGACCTTTTTAACACCGACCGGCTATATCGCAACTTTATTTGCTGTCCCAGACTGGCTACCATTTGTTGACGTTATCGCCCGGATCTTAGGCACGATCTATCACTGTACGATCGATCTGATCGCACTGTATAGTGCTTATGCGATCGCTTATCAGACAGCTAAAGCGTATCAGCTCGACCCAGCTTTGCCGAGCTTATTAGGGGGTGCTTCTTTTATCTTACTAGCGTATCGACCTAACGGACAAAACGTGATCGGGTTCAATGAACGCTTGTTGAGTCAAGGGATGCTGATCGCTTTAGTCTGTGGTTATGTGAGTGTGCGTTTATTGTTATTTGTCCAAAAGAAACTAAAAAAAACACAAAACGCTCAGATCGTAACGATCACGCTCATCTTGCTCGGGGCTGCAGTTTTGAATTACCTTCTGCGCTTATTAGGTGAACTTGAAGTGCCGACCTATGTCGCAAGTACGATCATGAAAAATACGGCCGGTAATGCCTTTTTATATGTCGTTTTACTAGGCTTTTTGACCGATCTGTTATCTTTTATCGGGATGGGGGGACCTTTTAGCATGAGTCCGACTTTTACCGATGCGACTTCGTTTGCGAACCTAAACCATGCCCTAAAGACGGGTTCTGCTTATGGAGTACCGTATCCCTTTACCGATACGACGCTCTTTCATAGTTATGCTAATTTTGGCGGTAACGGAGTCTTGTTAGCGTTAGTGATCGCGATCGCTTTGACAGCAAAAACAGCCGATCATAAATATAAGAGCGTCACCAAATGGTCTCTTTTTCCAACGTTGTTCAATAACCATTATCCGTTGATGTTAGGGTTGCCGATCTTGTTTAATCCACTTTTGTTTATTCCGTTTATCCTGGCGCCCCTAGTCAATATGCTGATCGCCGGTGCGTTTATCGCACTTGATTGGATCCCAACGGCCGCCTATCCCGTTCCTGCCGGTACGCCAGGACCTTTGATCGCTTTTATCGGCACAAATGGGAATTTTTTAGCGTTAGGCTTAGGGATCTTGCTGTTGATCTTAGATGTTTTGCTCTACTTGCCATTTGTTAAATTAGCTGAAAAGATCAAACAAAGGGCAGGTGAATACGATGTTTAA
- a CDS encoding alpha/beta hydrolase: protein MQQKKFGWFICFFISLSLAFLGQSQVALAKTQTMIPTLFIHGWGSSYHAEEKMAQAAKKAGVTKTIILADVDLNGNVTLKGKIPAQAKAPLVLVNFENNKNVNAKMEAGYLKSVLETLQQKYHFQKMNLVGHSMGNMAILDYLLENAQNKELPQLNKQVALAAFPNGLVEEMPSDVTVAKDGRPDQETSTFTELLPLRELYPKGASVLNIYGNLEDGSDSDGPVPVRSAQTLRYLVTPNAKSYEEHQITGKLGQHSKLHNNREVDRLLIKFLWGK, encoded by the coding sequence GTGCAACAAAAGAAGTTTGGCTGGTTCATCTGCTTTTTCATCAGTTTAAGTCTTGCTTTTTTAGGGCAGAGTCAAGTTGCTTTGGCTAAGACTCAAACGATGATCCCGACTCTGTTTATTCATGGGTGGGGCAGTAGCTATCACGCTGAAGAGAAAATGGCACAAGCGGCTAAGAAGGCTGGCGTGACGAAGACGATCATTTTAGCTGATGTCGATCTAAATGGCAATGTCACCTTAAAAGGTAAGATCCCAGCGCAAGCTAAAGCTCCGCTCGTCTTAGTCAATTTTGAAAATAATAAAAATGTCAATGCCAAAATGGAAGCTGGTTATTTGAAAAGTGTCCTCGAAACGCTTCAACAAAAGTATCATTTTCAAAAGATGAATCTCGTCGGGCACTCAATGGGAAATATGGCGATCTTAGATTATCTCTTGGAAAATGCCCAAAATAAAGAACTACCGCAGTTGAATAAACAAGTAGCGCTCGCGGCTTTTCCTAATGGATTAGTCGAAGAGATGCCGTCTGATGTCACAGTGGCAAAAGATGGGCGACCAGATCAAGAGACGAGTACGTTTACCGAGCTGTTACCGCTAAGAGAACTTTATCCTAAAGGGGCCTCAGTCTTAAATATCTATGGTAACTTAGAAGATGGGAGTGATTCGGACGGACCAGTCCCAGTTAGATCGGCGCAAACTTTGCGCTATTTAGTCACACCAAATGCGAAAAGTTACGAAGAACATCAGATCACAGGAAAGCTTGGACAACATAGTAAGCTGCACAACAACCGCGAAGTTGACCGCTTACTGATCAAATTTTTGTGGGGAAAATAA
- a CDS encoding metallophosphoesterase — protein sequence MNFFTADTHFFDKHLLGKTDFADRQYLTVAQMNETIIANWNEVVLPTDTVYHLGDIAVHFVRPEKRAHQDIFEVLRRLNGNLVFVKGNHDSRALFKYLAKNNYEVNGRPKFSFHDVGVLFKYDHRQYYLTHYPLMLGIAPKIINLHGHIHHYAVNVKENINVGLDSPEVDYLKEKPAFGQPLSLEQVTQIIAAKRDDYLKRR from the coding sequence ATGAATTTCTTTACAGCTGATACTCATTTTTTCGATAAACATCTGCTGGGAAAGACTGATTTTGCTGATCGCCAGTACTTGACCGTTGCCCAGATGAATGAAACGATCATCGCTAACTGGAATGAAGTCGTTTTGCCGACGGACACAGTTTATCATCTCGGTGATATCGCAGTACACTTTGTGCGTCCAGAAAAACGAGCCCATCAAGATATTTTTGAAGTTTTACGGCGTTTAAATGGGAATTTAGTCTTTGTCAAAGGTAACCACGATAGTCGAGCGTTATTTAAATACTTGGCTAAAAATAACTACGAAGTCAATGGCAGACCTAAATTTAGTTTTCATGACGTTGGCGTATTGTTCAAATATGACCATCGTCAATATTATTTGACGCATTACCCGCTGATGTTAGGGATCGCTCCAAAGATCATCAACCTTCACGGGCATATCCACCATTATGCTGTCAATGTCAAAGAAAATATCAATGTCGGGCTTGATTCACCAGAAGTTGATTATTTAAAAGAAAAACCGGCTTTTGGCCAACCGCTATCGCTGGAACAAGTTACCCAGATCATCGCAGCTAAACGCGATGATTATTTGAAACGGAGGTGA